The Oncorhynchus mykiss isolate Arlee chromosome 20, USDA_OmykA_1.1, whole genome shotgun sequence genome includes a region encoding these proteins:
- the ercc4 gene encoding DNA repair endonuclease XPF produces the protein MYALGVIFLQLMICRTRREMAGQLLEFETEMFLSLFGSDGLLVTAEGMGIDRILLQFMRVYSEEGSLVLLLNTTTPEQEFFTEQLRAEGVSHLPRTVTSDVQSTERYEVYTQGGVLFVTSRILVVDFLTDRIPAHLISGILVYRAHKIIESCQEAFILRLFRQKNKTGFIKAFTDKATSFSSGFCQVERVMRNLFVKKLFLWPRFQASVNSVLDRHKPEVVELHVSLTPAMRAIQSSVLDIMNACLKELKRYNPTLEAEDLSLENTLGNAFEKTIRHYLDPLWHQLGAKTKSLVQDLKILRTLLLYLTQYDCVTFLNLLESLRSSQKNFGSNSGWLFLDSSTSMFINARSRVYCIPESKKKLKVGADTEKQQSTSEVKRVLVLEQNPKWEALTEVLQEIEKENKSSELKPGHILICASDDRTCSQLHEYISRGSDSLLNRLYARTIGKRDALFDPDAHKQEGQSWARKQQPEKETKGKKAKGNAATKPNSKSKKRPSLTLTQMVGNREGEVMGSSGDEGGLLEKEEEEELKLDLSSDAYYGVLKEPLTVIHPLRGCTDPYSLTRVLHEVEPSFVVLYDAELSFVRQLEIYKASRPGKSLRVYFLIYGGSTEEQRYLTGLAKEKQAFEHLIREKATMVVPEEREGREDTNLDLSRSQEPAYSTTNTRKAGGQEQPKEPSRVIVDMREFRSELPSLLHRRGLDIEPVTLEVGDYILTADTCVERKSVSDLIGSLQSGRLYTQCLSMTRYYRKPVLLIEFDSAKPFSLMARTDFRQEISANDVTSKLTLLTLHFPRLRILWCPSPHATAELFQELKKGRPEPDAAAAQAITAESDTVAESADLFNPGPYDFLLRMPGVNAKNYRALVKHADSLAHLAKLSQERLAQILGHAGNGKSLYEFLHNTVDIPAPAQKSK, from the exons ATGTATGCACTTGGGGTTATTTTCTTACAACTGATGATATGCAG GACACGGAGGGAGATGGCTGGTCAACTACTTGAATTTGAGACGGAGATGTTCCTGAGTTTGTTTGGCTCGGACGGGCTGCTGGTGACTGCGGAGGGCATGGGGATAGACCGCATCCTGCTGCAGTTCATGCGGGTGTACTCCGAGGAGGGGAGTCTGGTGCTGCTGCTGAACACTACCACGCCCGAGCAG GAGTTCTTCACAGAGCAGCTGCGAGCTGAGGGAGTGAGCCACCTGCCCCGGACAGTGACCAGTGATGTTCAGAGTACAGAGCGCTACGAAGTTTATACACAGGGAGGGGTCCTGTTTGTCACCAGCCGTATCCTAGTGGTGGACTTCCTCACTGACAGGATACCTGCACACCTCATCTCGG GTATACTGGTGTACCGGGCTCATAAGATAATTGAGTCTTGCCAGGAAGCCTTCATCTTGAGACTGTTCAGACAGAAGAATAAGACAGGCTTCATTAAGGCCTTCACAGACAAGGCCACATCCTTCTCCTCAGGCTTCTGTCAGGTGGAGAGAGTCATGAGGAACCTCTTTGTCAAGAAACTTTTCCTCTGGCCCAG GTTCCAGGCGTCAGTGAACTCGGTTTTGGACAGACACAAGCCAGAGGTGGTGGAGCTGCATGTGTCTCTGACCCCGGCCATGAGGGCCATCCAGAGCTCTGTTCTGGACATCATGAACGCCTGTCTGAAGGAGCTGAAGCGCTACAACCCCACGCTGGAGGCAGAGGACCTCTCCCTGGAGAATACCCTTGGGAATGCCTTCGAAAAG ACCATCCGTCACTACCTGGACCCTCTGTGGCACCAGCTGGGAGCCAAGACCAAGTCTttggtccaggacctgaagatcTTACGTACCCTGCTGCTCTACCTCACCCAGTACGACTGTGTCACCTTCCTCAACCTCCTCGAGTCACTCCGCTCTAGCCAGAAAAACTTTGGAAGCAACTCTG GGTGGTTGTTCCTGGACTCCAGCACCTCCATGTTTATTAACGCCAGGAGTCGGGTGTACTGCATTCCTGAGTCCAAGAAGAAACTCAAGGTGGGAGCTGacacagaaaaacaacaaagCACTTCAG AGGTGAAAAGGGTGCTGGTGCTGGAGCAGAACCCAAAGTGGGAGGCTCTGACAGAGGTGCTGcaggagatagagaaggagaacAAGAGCTCTGAACTCAAACCAG GCCACATTTTGATCTGTGCCAGTGATGacagaacctgttctcaacttcATGAGTACATCAGTCGTGGCTCAGACTCCCTACTCAATAGACTCTACGCTCGCACCATTGGCAAAAGAGATGCCCTGTTCGACCCAGACGCACACAAACAAGAGGGCCAGAGTTGGGCCAGAAAACAACAGCCTGAGAAAGAGACCAAAGGAAAAAAAGCCAAAGGGAATGCAGCAACCAAGCCAAACTCAAAGAGTAAAAAGAGGCCGTCTCTGACCCTGACTCAAATGGTtggcaacagagagggagaagtgatGGGCAGCAGTGGGGATGAGGGAGGCCTgttggaaaaggaggaggaggaggagctaaaGTTAGACTTGTCGTCTGACGCCTATTACGGTGTTCTGAAAGAGCCATTGACTGTTATCCACCCTCTGAGGGGTTGCACTGACCCCTACAGTCTGACGCGGGTACTGCACGAGGTGGAGCCCAGTTTTGTGGTGCTTTATGACGCCGAGCTCAGCTTTGTTCGTCAGCTGGAGATTTACAAAGCCTCCAGACCGGGGAAATCACTGAG ggTGTACTTCCTGATCTATGGTGGCTCCACAGAGGAGCAGAGGTACCTGACTGGTCTGGCTAAAGAGAAACAAGCCTTTGAACACCTCATCAG gGAGAAGGCCACTATGGTGGttcctgaggagagagagggaagagaagacacCAACCTGGATCTGAGCAGGAGTCAGGAGCCTGCTTACTCTACTACCAACACACGCAAAGCAG GGGGCCAGGAGCAGCCCAAGGAGCCGTCCCGTGTGATTGTGGACATGCGTGAGTTCCGCAGTGagctcccttccctcctccaccgaCGCGGCCTGGACATCGAGCCTGTCACCCTGGAGGTGGGCGATTACATCCTCACTGCCGACACCTGCGTGGAGCGCAAGAGCGTCAGTGACCTGATTGGCTCGCTTCAGAGCGGACGCCTCTACACCCAGTGCCTGTCCATGACGCGGTACTACCGGAAGCCCGTCCTGCTGATCGAGTTCGACTCGGCCAAGCCCTTTTCCCTGATGGCCCGCACCGACTTCCGCCAGGAGATCTCAGCTAACGACGTCACCTCCAAGCTGACCCTCCTCACCCTGCACTTCCCCCGCCTCAGGATCCTTTGGTGCCCCTCCCCACACGCCACCGCAGAACTTTTCCAGGAGCTGAAGAAAGGTCGACCCGAGCCGGATGCCGCCGCGGCCCAGGCCATCACTGCCGAGTCGGACACGGTGGCAGAGTCAGCTGACCTCTTCAACCCTGGGCCATACGACTTCCTGCTTCGGATGCCAGGGGTTAATGCGAAGAactacagggctctggttaaacaCGCAGATAGCCTGGCACACCTAGCCAAACTAAGCCAGGAAAGGCTAGCACAGATTCTGGGGCATGCTGGCAATGGGAAGTCGCTCTATGAGTTCCTGCATAATACTGTGGACATCCCTGCCCCTGCACAGAAAAGTAAATAG